The Penaeus chinensis breed Huanghai No. 1 chromosome 36, ASM1920278v2, whole genome shotgun sequence genome includes a region encoding these proteins:
- the LOC125044983 gene encoding cysteine and glycine-rich protein 1-like gives MPGLCPRCKKSVYFAEEKIVLGRPYHKMCIKCANCNKLLDSSTFTEHEEEMFCKNCYGRLFGPKGYGYGIGAGVLSMDDGTKYQNGPPTSNIPAVMEAYVAPLKEPAPTVKPLRPKWGGADYCVRCSKQVFMAERLMAAGGAWHKACFNCRECHKRLDSHSIREREQDIYCNPCYGKNFGPKGYWGWSSAKVS, from the exons ATGCCCGGTCTGTGTCCACGGTGCAAGAAGTCCGTGTACTTCGCGGAGGAGAAGATCGTGCTCGGCCGCCCATATCACAAGATGTGCATCAAGTGCG CAAACTGCAACAAGTTGCTTGATAGCAGCACCTTCACAGAACATGAGGAAGAAATGTTTTGCAAAAACTGCTATGGCAGATTATTTGGGCCTAAAGGTTATGGCTATGGCATTGGAGCTGGGGTGCTCTCTATGGATGACGGGACCAAATACCAG AATGGACCCCCCACAAGCAACATCCCTGCTGTCATGGAAGCTTATGTTGCCCCCCTGAAAGAACCAGCACCCACCGTGAAGCCCTTGAGGCCCAAGTGGGGAGGTGCAGACTATTGTGTCAGATGCT CTAAGCAAGTATTCATGGCTGAGCGCCTGATGGCCGCAGGAGGAGCCTGGCACAAGGCTTGCTTCAATTGCCGAGAATGCCACAAACGTCTTGATTCACATTCTATCCGTGAGCGTGAACAGGACATCTATTGTAACC CCTGCTATGGGAAGAACTTTGGCCCAAAAGGATACTGGGGTTGGTCATCTGCCAAGGTGTCCTAA